The DNA segment AATTGAACAATAACAATAAGATATATGTTGTAGCAGACAAATCCCATTCATGAATAATTGAACAAActacaaatttatttattgcaTCATTCTTCTTGCATGCACAACGACTACTGACTATATCCGATATTATCACATCAGATTTAACCTTCTAATAACAACGAAAAATGAACAAGTACCTAAAATTGAAGAATCTAAAGGCATTTAAAGCCATGAATAATGAATAAATCCTGTTATCCAATTCCACAAAACACATGTTCAATCGATCAACGAATTGACCGAATCAGACAATGATCGAAAATCTCAATCTTGCTCAACACCGTTGAAGGCCCACTCGTTTTCGTTGCGtaacttctcttcttcctcgggAGTGTAATCATTCTCGATCCCGAAGAAATTCCTCACGAACTCAACGCTCTTGTTCTGGATGACATCCGCAACGGTTTGGTTGAGAAATTCGAGGAGATCCTTCACGTTGAGGTAGTTAGCGGCGAGGATCAGAGCCTTGAGTTCCTCGTGGCTCATCGATTTCGCGAACTCGGCGTCGTAGCGCGCCATTTCCTCGTCGGCTTTTTCGATATCGGAGCGGAAgcggtggtggttgttgaggTAGTCGAGGATTCTTGAGAGCTCGCGGGTGAAGACGTTGGGGAGTGGGATGGGGCTGGTGACGTCGTCGTCGGAATCGTCAATGAAGGCTTGGACCGTCTTGATATCCTTCGCTATCGAGGATTTTACGTCGAAGAGGGTGCCTTCGACGGTCTTTAGGGTTATCATCCTCTCGGTGTCTGATATTCCAGACATTGTTGCAGAGAGCTAAAGAAAACAGAAGGAAGGAAAGAAAGATAGATAGCAaccaagaaagaaagagaaagcgagCGGAACGAATGAATNNNNNNNNNNNNNNNNNNNNNNNNNNNNNNNNNNNNNNNNNNNNNNNNNNNNNNNNNNNNNNNNNNNNNAGGACGAGTAAGGGAGAACGAATGAATAAATGGGACTGGGCGTTGActtctttttattaataaccTAAggagtaaagtattatttttatttctaatatttgtgataaattttaaaattgttcctaacgttttaattattttagttaaatttctatcattttaaaattgacttaataTTGTTCTACGATTAGAAATTTGTTAACATAATTGACAGTGAACAATACTAAaacgattttaaaatattagaaactTAAATAAGACCAAAATgttaaagaacaaaaacaatatataaaaataaattttaattttatcgttcaataatattaatttttaactatacataatattcaatcattttttaatcatatctaagtaaattatattacttttattttaaataaattaattctttttataaCAACGGATTATAAGTCAATTAAAAGTACTAacgaaattaaaatattatttaaattaaattttaatttaatttttaatattttatttttgtcttaaaaaattgtaaacaaatttaatttagtcttgtcattaaatttgatattaataataaataaaatcagaGACAATTCCAAATATAATGTTATGAGGGCAGATGTCTTATTACTATTTGAAACTTTTGTAAATAATGcatcataataatatttattgtaCTCATTAANNNNNNNNNNNNNNNNNNNNNNNNNNNNNNNNNNNNNNNNNNNNNNNNNNNNNNNNNNNNNNNNNNNNNNNNNNNNNNNNNNNNNNNNNNNNNNNNNNNNNNNNNNNNNNNNNNNNNNNNNNNNNNNNNNNNNNNNNNNNNNNNNNNNNNNNNNNNNNNNNNNNNNNNNNNNNNNNNNNNNNNNNNNNNNNNNNNNNNNNNNNNNNNNNNNNNNNNNNNNNNNNNNNNNNNNNNNNNNNNNNNNNNNNNNNNNNNNNNNNNNNNNNNNNNNNNNNNNNNNNNNNNNNNNNNNNNNNNNNNNNNTATGCTACAtgttcataaaaaataactattcgtataaaatacatatttaaatataaaatatatattaaaaatgagttaaatattgtatgtatttatacacaaatatataatgaataataaataatttaatagcttattttttatatacatacaatatttttatgtaaaacttattgttatgatatataaatttttctCCTACTGTTAaagtttttttaattcaaaaatcactaaATGAAATAAGTGACaagaatattaataatattactagtTAAGTCATATCTTCTTccatatattagaaaaatataattaaaatcttcttctaatatttttttctcaattttttttgtacaaAACTTTAAATCCTAACAATCAATCATCAACgcttcaaaatcaaaagaaaaacttTTATATTAGTATAATTGATGGTGGATTATTTTTACTCATATACTAAAATCGAATGATACTTATTCTTGGATATGCAAATTGTTTGAGTCAAATTTAATGGTGGGATAATATTGAATCcgattaaaacttttttttatagtgaaatAAGATGTTTAAAATATTCTGAAATAAATTAGAATTCGACCTAAAtgttaaaaaccaaaataatactttatcctaataaaatttttttattaatttttttaaatttagaaataaaaaatcgatgtacatttttaattaatatattattaaaccTTTTTAATGAACTTGTTAATTTTTATCAAAACCTAAATTGATTAAGACCTCTGTTAAGTTCAAATGCGGTTAATATCATTAAGAATAAAGTTATAtcgtataaaataatttttataagtagCCAAATTAttgatcaattttttattttaacttctCTTTTGATCTAATTTTCTATTCTTGTAACAATTTTATACATACATAATTTATCTTATCAACTAGTAATTATCTTTAAACACTAGTAATTTTTTCATCATGAATAACAAACTTTATAGATTGACTTCCATTTTTATTACCTCTTCATAATTATATTTCGTCAATAaggatttatttatattattattttgctatgaaaatcaaatttaattggttttatttgtctttggtattttgataattaaatctTATAAAGGCAATTGGTGAAAATCAATATATTATATttcaaacaatatttattttatatcattattggtattattatttttgttataaaaatcaaatttaattaatgttCATAATTAAATTCGAaataaaaccttaaaaaatttaaacttttttaaaaaatgttttatttatctttaatattaAATCTCGTCAATAAAATTTGCgagaaataatatattatattttggcaattttataaaagatggtatttattttatattatcatcaAGACTAAAATCAAacccaaaacaaaacaaaaaagaaatataaatccaCTAACACAAATttacaaactaaaaaaaaaaggaaatctaacaaaaatatattaaaaccaATAACATAGACTGGAATACTAACCCAACCCGAATAacaaaaaagcaaagaaaaccaATTCaagtatgaaaaaaaaaaacaccttaTGCTTGGTCCTTGTCACACTTTGGATTGGATGCCCTTCACCTTGACTTGATCTTTTTAAAGCCAACACACTGTTTTCTTAATAAGAGTGCaccattttctaaaaaatattatttatatgtgatttttttaattatgttatattttttataattatataaaatcaattattttaatttatttattaaatatattttaataaaggATTTTGCTAACTTGTGGCCTAAGGTCAGAAGTTACacatatcataaaattaaacaaCGTTCTATAAAACttattacaaaaattaatttttttttacatttttaattcattgaatacttaaaaaatatgaaaaagtttctattattatatttttaaaaagtgcTCCAAGTCCTTTAATGAAAATTGGtagggcgaaattgtgatcactacttttcacaaatcaattaatccccggtgatgaaccctgtgttcaataccatgccataaacacaacttcgcacaactaaccagcaagtatactgggtcgtccaagtaataaaccttacgcgagtaagggtcgatcccacagagattgttggtatgaagcaagctatggtcaccttgtaaatcttagtcaggcaaactcaaatggttatgaatgatgaataaaacataaagataaagataaagatacttatgcaattcattggtaggaatttcagataagcgtatgaagatgctgtcccttccgtctctctgctttcctactgtctttatccaatccttcttactcctttccatggcaagcttatgcaagggtttcaccgttgttagtggctacctcccatcctctcagtggaaatgttcaacgcaccctgtcacggcacggctatccatctgtcggttctcaatcagaccggaatagaatccagtgattcttttacgtctatCACTAAcaccccgccctcaggagtttgaagctcgtcacagtcattcaatcattgaatcctactcagaataccaNNNNNNNNNNNNNNNNNNNNNNNNNNNNNNNNNNNNNNNNNNNNNNNNNNNNNNNNNNNNNNNNNNNNNNNNNNNNNNNNNNNNNNNNNNNNNNNNNNNNNNNNNNNNNNNNNNNNNNNNNNNNNNNNNNNNNNNNNNNNNNNNNNNNNNNNNNNNNNNNNNNNNNNNNNNNNNNNNNNNNNNNNNNNNNNNNNNNNNNNNNNNNNNNNNNNNNNNNNNNNNNNNNNNNNNNNNNNNNNNNNNNNNNNNNNNNNNNNNNNNNNNNNNNNNNNNNNNNNNNNNNNNNNNNNNNNNNNNNNNNNNNNNNNNNNNNNNNNNNNNNNNNNNNNNNNNNNNNNNNNNNNNNNNNNNNNNNNNNNNNNNNNNNNNNNNNNNNNNNNNNNNNNNNNNNNNNNNNNNNNNNNNNNNNNNNNNNNNNNNNNNNNNNNNNNNNNNNNNNNNNNNNNNNNNNNNNNNNNNNNNNNNNNNNNNNNNNNNNNNNNNNNNNNNNNNNNNNNNNNNNNNNNNNNNNNNNNNNNNNNNNNNNNNNNNNNNNNNNNNNNNNNNNNNNNNNNNNNNNNNNNNNNNNNNNNNNNNNNNNNNNNNNNNNNNNNNNNNNNNNNNNNNNNNNNNNNNNNNNNNNNNNNNNNNNNNNNNNNNNNNNNNNNNNNNNNNNNNNNNNNNNgggcccacttggtgtgtgcttgggctgagcattgaagcattttcatgtagagacttttcttggagttaaacgccagcttttatgccaatttgggcgtttaactcccactttggtgccagttccggcgtttaacgctggaaattctgagggtgactttgaacaccggtttgggccatcaaatcttgggcaaagtatggactatcatatattgctggaaagcccagaNNNNNNNNNNNNNNNNNNNNNNNNNNNNNNNNNNNNNNNNNNNNNNNNNNNNNNNNNNNNNNNNNNNNNNNNNNNNNNNNNNNNNNNNNNNNNNNNNNNNNNNNNNNNNNNNNNNNNNNNNNNNNNNNNNNNNNNNNNNNNNNNNNNNNNNNNNNNNNNNNNNNNNNNNNNNNNNNNNNNNNNNNNNNNNNNNNNNNNNNNNNNNNNNNNNNNNNNNNNNNNNNNNNNNNNNNNNNNNNNNNNNNNNNNNNNNNNNNNNNNNNNNNNNNNNNNNNNNNNNNNNNNNNNNNNNNNNNNNNNNNNNNNNNNNNNNNNNNNNNNNNNNNNNNNNNNNNNNNNNNNNNNNNNNNNNNNNNNNNNNNNNNNNNNNNNNNNNNNNNNNNNNNNNNNNNNNNNNNNNNNNNNNNNNNNNNNNNNNNNNNNNNNNNNNNNNNNNNNNNNNNNNNNNNNNNNNNNNNNNNNNNNNNNNNNNNNNNNNNNNNNNNNNNNNNNNNNNNNNNNNNNNNNNNNNNNNNNNNNNNNNNNNNNNNNNNNNNNNNNNNNNNNNNNNNNNNNNNNNNNNNNNNNNNNNNNNNNNNNNNNNNNNNNNNNNNNNNNNNNNNNNNNNNNNNNNNNNNNNNNNNNNNNNNNNNNNNNNNNNNNNNNNNNNNNNNNNNNNNNNNNNNNNNNNNNNNNNNNNNNNNNNNNNNNNNNNNNNNNNNNNNNNNNNNNNNNNNNNNNNNNNNNNNNNNNNNNNNNNNNNNNNNNNNNNNNNNNNNNNNNNNNNNNNNNNNNNNNNNNNNNNNNNNNNNNNNNNNNNNNNNNNNNNNNNNNNNNNNNNNNNNNNNNNNNNNNNNNNNNNNNNNNNNNNNNNNNNNNNNNNNNNNNNNNNNNNNNNNNNNNNNNNNNNNNNNNNNNNNNNNNNNNNNNNNNNNNNNNNNNNNNNNNNNNNNNNNNNNNNNNNNNNNNNNNNNNNNNNNNNNNNNNNNNNNNNNNNNNNNNNNNNNNNNNNNNNNNNNNNNNNNNNNNNNNNNNNNNNNNNNNNNNNNNNNNNNNNNNNNNNNNNNNNNNNNNNNNNNNNNNNNNNNNNNNNNNNNNNNNNNNNNNNNNNNNNNNNNNNNNNNNNNNNNNNNNNNNNNNNNNNNNNNNNNNNNNNNNNNNNNNNNNNNNNNNNNNNNNNNNNNNNNNNNNNNNNNNNNNNNNNNNNNNNNNNNNNNNNNNNNNNNNNNNN comes from the Arachis duranensis cultivar V14167 chromosome 7, aradu.V14167.gnm2.J7QH, whole genome shotgun sequence genome and includes:
- the LOC107458683 gene encoding SKP1-like protein 13, with amino-acid sequence MSGISDTERMITLKTVEGTLFDVKSSIAKDIKTVQAFIDDSDDDVTSPIPLPNVFTRELSRILDYLNNHHRFRSDIEKADEEMARYDAEFAKSMSHEELKALILAANYLNVKDLLEFLNQTVADVIQNKSVEFVRNFFGIENDYTPEEEEKLRNENEWAFNGVEQD